The Microcystis aeruginosa NIES-843 sequence GCTAACCAGATTACCGATACTCCTCTCCCCACTGCTGTACCATTGCCGGCCATTCCTGCCCATAATAATACCGCTCGCCTGAACAAACCGGCCTCGACGCAGCCTTTTGACCCTTTAAATACTAATCCCGATAACAACCAGAAACCCTCTTTGTTCACCCCGTTAATGCCGCAGCCTAAGCAAAATCAGGCTCCGAAGGCTAGTAAAAGTCTGCAACCGATTCAAGTGCGACCGATTAGTGGCGACACTAGCAATTATCCTTTACAAAGGGAAATCGAAAATCGCTCGCGGACTAATAACTGGAATAATTTTCCTAATCCCAACCCCGGGGGCAGCCCGAATCAAGTCAACCCCCAGGGAAATTATTCCCCTGAGCAACAAAATGTTCAGGCCCTACCCTCCCGGAATAATGCCAACCCTAACCCCGTCCCCGGCTCTAGCAACCAATCCAACTATTATCAACCCCCCGTATATCAGGCCCCCGTCTACGGCAGTCAACCTAACGTCACTGGTTATCCCAATCAGGGAATGCCACCTAACAATAATGGCACCCCCAATCAAGTTCCACCTCAAAGTATTAACCGAGGTTTCTCCATCCAACAACCCATTAATACCAGGTCTTCTGGTTACTAGAGGAACTTAGATAGGGTTTGCTGAATAAATCTAAAAACCTTGTTGGATAATATTTTTAGACTTTTTTGAAATCAAAAAGTACCAGCGATTGGAGTGATTGGGGGGAAAATTCCGGGACTTTTTCCCTGAAAATTAGGTAATTGACCGCCTGAAAATGGGTAAAACCCTACACCCTACCCCCACCAACAAACTTTTTGCCGCAAACCCTAGATAGGAGCTTGTAGGAAGTCTAATAAAATCGGATTAACTATTTCTGGGGCCTCGTCCTGGGGACAGTGGCCTAAACCGGCTAAGGGGATAAACTGTTTTACTGTCGGGAATCGTGCTAATTCTTGGCCCAAGGCCAAGGGCTCCCAGGGATCTTCGCTACCCCAAAGCAGAATCGCCCGACAGGGGAGAATCGGCAGTAGGTCTTCTGGCAGCGGGCCGCCAGAATAAGCGGTAAAAGCGAGGAAAACCTCGATCGCTCCCTGATCTCTGGCGGGTTTTAGGATTATTTCTACTAATTCCTCCGTTACCGCTTCCGAGCGCCGATAAGCTTGCAGGAGAATTTTACGCACTGTCTGGGGTTTAGCGATCTGTTGGAAGAAAAAAGCCCCAATTGCCTTATTTTTTAGAATTATTTGGGCAAAATCTGCGCCTAAACGACGATACCATGGTAATTCCCCCCGTTTTCTTTCGTGCAGTAGTCTGAGGGAACAATTGATCGCCGCTACCCCAAGGACAAAATCGGGATAATCGACGGCAGCCTGCATGATGGCCACACAACCGATGGAATTACCCGCCAAAAAAGCAGGACCCCCCACCACTTCCCGACAAAAATCGGCAATTTGCGCCCCCCAAGTCTCGAAAGTGTAATCGATCTCGTTTTTCGGTTCGGGTTTGTCGGAACCGCCAAAACCAATTAAATCTAGGGCAAAACAGCGACATTTTTCGCCTAAAACGGGGATATTTTTCCGCCAATGTCCCCAAGATGCCCCAAATCCATGCACAAGCACGATCGCAGGTCCCGTCTCCCCCGCACTCTGATAGGTGATTTTGAATCCCCGCCAATGCCAGATTTTTGGTTGTGTCTCTAATCCTAGAATTTGCTGCATATTTTTGTTTATCTGTAAAGTATTTGTTGCTTTTCTTAATATATACTGTCAGGTTAAGTAGGGTCTGCTGAATAAATCTAAAAACCTTGTTGGATAAGACTTTTGGACTTT is a genomic window containing:
- a CDS encoding alpha/beta fold hydrolase translates to MQQILGLETQPKIWHWRGFKITYQSAGETGPAIVLVHGFGASWGHWRKNIPVLGEKCRCFALDLIGFGGSDKPEPKNEIDYTFETWGAQIADFCREVVGGPAFLAGNSIGCVAIMQAAVDYPDFVLGVAAINCSLRLLHERKRGELPWYRRLGADFAQIILKNKAIGAFFFQQIAKPQTVRKILLQAYRRSEAVTEELVEIILKPARDQGAIEVFLAFTAYSGGPLPEDLLPILPCRAILLWGSEDPWEPLALGQELARFPTVKQFIPLAGLGHCPQDEAPEIVNPILLDFLQAPI